CCTGCGTCGAGATTTTCCTGGAGCAGGACGCCGCCTGGCGCGACGCCGTGCTCGGCACGGGCGTCCGACTCGCGGTCGAGGCGGCCGTGCCGTTCGGCTGGAGCCGGCTATTGGCGAGCGAGGACGACATGATCGGCATGCGGGGCTTCGGCGCCTCCGGCAAGATCGAGGACCTCTACCCGCATTTCGGCATCACGGCCGAAGCCGTGGTCGAACGGGCCAAGGCACACCTGTAGGGGCAACCGCAGGGCGCGTTTCCGTCTTCCCTCGGCGGAACGTTCCCTTCCCGCCGGGCGTTGCAGTTGGCGTCGAGCCGGCGCGGATGCCCGGCGCCAACGAAAGGAGCTATCCTTGAACAACATCTTCTACATCATCGGCGTCGTTGTCGTTGTCCTGGTGATCCTGTCCTTCCTCGGCCTTCGCTGAGTACGATTAAAGTCGGCCTGCTACTTCTCGATGTGTTGACGTCCGGCAAGGCGGCACCCTAGACCGTTCTCAACCTTCAGGGTCGCGGACGAGCGCCCCGAAGGTGAAGGCCGGCACTTCGGGTCGCCGCCGCCCGAGCGCGTATTGTATCTTATCGAGGAGCAACTGCCGTGACCGTCCGCGTCGCTATCAATGGATTTGGCCGAATCGGCCGCAATGTCTTGCGTGCCATCATCGAGAGCGGCCGGACCGACGTCGAGGTCGTGGCCATCAACGACCTGGCGCCACCGGCCACCAACGCCCACCTGCTGAAGTACGATTCCGTCCACGGGCCGTTCGGCCAGAGCGTGACGCTCGAAGGCGACGTCATCCGGATCGGCGATCGCCAGGTCCACGTGGTGGCCCAGCCCGACGTGACCAAGCTGCCCTGGAGCCAGCACGGCATCGACGTCGTGATGGAGTGCACCGGGCGCTTCACCAAGCGCGAGGACGCGGCGAAGCACATCGATGCCGGCGCGCGCAAGGTTCTGGTCTCCGCACCGGCCACGGGCGCCGACAAGACGATCGTGTTCGGCGTCAATGACGGCGACCTGACCGCCGAGGACACCGTCGTCTCGAACGCGTCGTGCACGACGAACTGCATCGCGCCGGTCATGAAGGTCCTGCACGAGGGCCTGGGCGTCGTGCGCGGCCACATGACCACGATCCACAGCTACACCAACGACCAGCACCTTCTCGACGTGTTCCATAAGGATCTCTACCGCGCCCGCGCGGCCGCGATGTCGATGATCCCGACCTCGACCGGCGCCGCGAAGGCGGTCGGGCTCGTCCTGCCCGATCTCAAGGGCAAGCTGGACGGCGTGTCCGTCCGGGTGCCGACCCCGAATGTCAGCCTGGTCGACGTGACCTTCGTGCCGTCGCGCGGCACGAGCGCGGAGGAAGTGAACGCTCTTCTCAAGGCCGCCGCCTCCGGCCCGCTCAAGGGCATTCTCGCCGTCACGGACGAGCCGCTTGTGTCCAGCGACTTCAACCACAACGCG
Above is a genomic segment from Geminicoccaceae bacterium SCSIO 64248 containing:
- the gap gene encoding type I glyceraldehyde-3-phosphate dehydrogenase; translation: MTVRVAINGFGRIGRNVLRAIIESGRTDVEVVAINDLAPPATNAHLLKYDSVHGPFGQSVTLEGDVIRIGDRQVHVVAQPDVTKLPWSQHGIDVVMECTGRFTKREDAAKHIDAGARKVLVSAPATGADKTIVFGVNDGDLTAEDTVVSNASCTTNCIAPVMKVLHEGLGVVRGHMTTIHSYTNDQHLLDVFHKDLYRARAAAMSMIPTSTGAAKAVGLVLPDLKGKLDGVSVRVPTPNVSLVDVTFVPSRGTSAEEVNALLKAAASGPLKGILAVTDEPLVSSDFNHNAASSTVDLNATKAIEGELVRVASWYDNEWGFSNRMSDTAAALGAL